Proteins found in one Parasteatoda tepidariorum isolate YZ-2023 chromosome 7, CAS_Ptep_4.0, whole genome shotgun sequence genomic segment:
- the LOC107446686 gene encoding CXXC motif containing zinc binding protein: MGKIGLQFKAVLENVTDLQAFGEDFRWYLKLKCLNCGEEPEKWQYVALTEKFPLKGGRGEANFVSKCKLCARENSVEILLDTIKKYTIDDSESFKTIVVFDCRGLEPTDFSPRVGFQAIGENSNALFDDINLEEKEWVDYDEKANLSVSIAEVEHKFVKV; the protein is encoded by the coding sequence ATGGGCAAGATTGGACTTCAATTCAAAGCCGTATTAGAAAACGTAACCGATCTTCAAGCTTTTGGTGAAGATTTTCGCTGGTATTTGAAACTGAAATGTCTTAACTGTGGGGAAGAGCCGGAAAAGTGGCAGTATGTAGCTCTTACTGAAAAATTCCCGTTAAAAGGAGGTCGTGGAGAAGCCAATTTTGTGAGTAAATGTAAACTTTGTGCACGGGAAAATTCAGTTGAAATTCTACTGGATACAATTAAGAAGTACACAATTGATGATTCCgaatcatttaaaactatagttGTTTTTGATTGTCGAGGATTAGAGCCTACAGATTTCTCTCCAAGAGTTGGTTTTCAAGCGATTGGAGAAAATTCCAATGCATTATTTGATGACATTAATTTAGAAGAGAAAGAATGGGTTGATTATGATGAAAAAGCAAATCTCTCTGTATCCATTGCTGAGGTGgaacataaatttgtaaaagtgTAA